Proteins encoded within one genomic window of Clupea harengus chromosome 10, Ch_v2.0.2, whole genome shotgun sequence:
- the cwc15 gene encoding protein CWC15 homolog, producing MTTAARPTFEPARGGRGKGEGDLSALSKQYSSRDLPGHTKIKYRQPTQDAPEEVRARDFRRELEERERVAVRDKTRERGPREHTTSSSSSSSSKRPRLDQIPAANLDADDPLTDDDENSDSDSDSDDDTAALLAELDKIKKERAEEQERKEREQKAEEERIRMENILSGNPLLNLAGQQQAAQTQASFQVKRRWDDDVVFKNCAKGVDEARKEKRFINDTLRSEFHKKFMEKYVK from the exons ATGACTACCGCGGCTAGGCCAACGTTCGAACCCGCTCGAGGAGGGCGAGGCAAAGGAGAAGGCGACCTGAGTGCATTATCAAAACAGTATTCCAGCCGAGACCTACCGGGGCACACTAAAATCAAGTACAG GCAACCCACCCAGGATGCTCCCGAGGAGGTGCGTGCCCGTGACTTCCGCCGTGAGCTGGAGGAGCGTGAGCGAGTTGCTGTGAGGGACAAGACTAGGGAGAGGGGACCCAGGG AGCACACCACATCTTCGTCATCGTCCTCGTCCTCTAAAAGGCCCCGTCTCGATCAGATCCCAGCTGCAAACTTGGACGCAGATGACCCACTCACAGAT GACGATGAAAACTCTGATTCCGACTCCGACAGCGATGATGACACTGCTGCCCTGTTAGCTGAACTGGACAAAATTAAGAAGGAGAGGgcagaagagcaggagagaaag gagagggagcagaaggcagaagaggagaggatccGAATGGAGAACATCCTGAGCGGAAATCCACTGCTTAACCTGGCAGGGCAGCAACAGGCAGCACAGACCCAGGCGTCCTTCCAAGTGAAGAGGAG GTGGGATGATGACGTGGTTTTCAAGAACTGTGCCAAAGGAGTCGATGAGGCCCGGAAAGAGAAACGTTTCATCAATGACACCCTTCGCTCTGAGTTTCACAAAAAGTTTATGGAGAAGTATGTTAAGTAG